From one Candidatus Chlorobium masyuteum genomic stretch:
- the asnB gene encoding asparagine synthase (glutamine-hydrolyzing): MCGFAGFLNDYDDSAGNWMEDIVSRMAMAIQHRGPDDAGVWADRQSGIALGHRRLSVIDLSSAGHQPMHSSSGRFVIAFNGEIYNHNTLRTELAKIGSAPEWRGHSDTETLLAGFEAWGIKATLQRAVGMFAFALWDKVDGTLKLARDRFGEKPLYYGWTGKGARRAFVFGSELKALRAYPGFDNPVNRSALQLYFQFCTVPAPYSIYEDIHKLMPGALLTLRSEKDCVTRKAETETYWSLTDAVRIGLSNKILDEKEALSLLESTLREAVASQTIADVPLGAFLSGGVDSSAIVALMQTQSSRPVQTFTIGFDEAGFDESPYASAVARHLGTEHHEIRVSSDDTRSVIPLLPKLYDEPFADSSQIPSYLVCKAARSSVTVALSGDAGDELFGGYNRYLWGRQIWNRISFLPPSLRQLLGAGIQAFPVDTWDWLGQKLPDAFGTSRLGDKAYKLANRMKTVKSIDDLYRSLVTEWPQDINPVKCSSLLPSQLDNSSLIAGLSDTEHQMMLLDSITYLPDDILTKVDRAAMGVSLETRVPFLDHRVAELAWRLPLNMKIRAGVGKWALRQVLYNYVPRELIERPKAGFAIPVGQWLRGPLRNWAESLLEKERLEKEGYLNPFPILKIWREHLTGRYDWTNRLWVVLMFQAWLEENQ; the protein is encoded by the coding sequence ATGTGTGGATTTGCAGGTTTTTTAAATGATTATGATGACAGTGCGGGAAATTGGATGGAAGATATTGTTTCCCGTATGGCGATGGCCATTCAACATCGTGGTCCGGACGATGCAGGTGTCTGGGCTGACCGGCAATCTGGTATTGCGTTAGGACACAGGCGTCTTTCGGTAATAGATCTCTCTTCAGCCGGGCATCAGCCGATGCACTCGTCTTCCGGACGTTTTGTAATAGCTTTTAATGGTGAGATATACAATCATAATACGCTCCGCACCGAGCTGGCAAAGATCGGATCGGCTCCGGAATGGCGTGGCCATTCGGATACAGAAACACTGTTGGCCGGATTTGAAGCATGGGGTATAAAAGCTACACTGCAGCGTGCTGTGGGCATGTTTGCTTTTGCCCTCTGGGACAAGGTAGACGGGACCCTTAAGTTAGCTCGTGATCGCTTCGGGGAAAAGCCGCTCTATTACGGCTGGACAGGGAAAGGAGCTCGGCGAGCTTTTGTTTTTGGTTCAGAGCTGAAAGCTCTTCGTGCATATCCCGGTTTCGATAACCCGGTAAACAGGAGTGCTCTTCAGCTATATTTTCAGTTTTGTACGGTACCGGCTCCATACTCGATTTACGAGGATATCCACAAATTAATGCCGGGCGCCCTACTTACCTTACGATCAGAAAAAGATTGCGTCACAAGGAAAGCTGAAACCGAAACCTACTGGAGCCTGACTGATGCTGTTCGTATCGGGCTTTCCAATAAAATACTTGATGAGAAAGAGGCGCTTTCCCTGCTTGAATCAACGCTACGCGAGGCAGTCGCATCGCAGACAATTGCTGATGTACCGCTGGGCGCATTTCTTTCCGGGGGTGTTGATTCTTCTGCTATTGTTGCCCTGATGCAAACACAGTCAAGTCGTCCGGTTCAGACCTTTACGATAGGCTTTGATGAGGCTGGCTTTGATGAGTCGCCTTATGCCTCGGCAGTTGCAAGGCATCTCGGTACCGAGCATCATGAAATTCGTGTTTCGTCGGACGATACCCGATCAGTCATTCCTCTCTTGCCAAAATTATATGATGAGCCCTTTGCCGACAGTTCCCAGATTCCCAGCTATCTTGTCTGCAAGGCAGCGCGAAGCAGCGTTACGGTAGCACTTTCAGGGGATGCCGGTGATGAACTGTTTGGCGGCTATAACCGCTACTTGTGGGGCAGGCAGATATGGAATCGTATTTCGTTTCTCCCCCCCTCCTTACGCCAGTTATTGGGTGCCGGAATTCAGGCGTTTCCAGTCGATACCTGGGATTGGTTGGGGCAGAAGCTGCCGGATGCTTTTGGCACTTCACGGTTAGGTGACAAGGCATATAAATTGGCGAACCGTATGAAAACTGTGAAGAGTATTGATGATCTCTATCGTAGTCTTGTTACTGAGTGGCCTCAGGATATAAATCCAGTCAAATGTTCATCTCTGTTGCCTTCTCAACTGGATAATTCTTCACTTATTGCAGGCTTGTCTGATACTGAGCATCAGATGATGCTATTGGATAGCATAACCTATCTGCCTGATGATATTTTAACAAAAGTTGACCGGGCAGCTATGGGCGTGAGTCTGGAAACGCGAGTTCCATTTCTTGATCATCGTGTGGCGGAGCTTGCCTGGCGGTTGCCGCTGAACATGAAGATAAGGGCCGGAGTCGGCAAGTGGGCTTTACGGCAGGTACTCTATAACTATGTGCCTCGAGAGCTGATTGAACGACCGAAAGCCGGATTTGCAATACCCGTTGGTCAGTGGTTGCGTGGCCCTCTTCGTAACTGGGCTGAATCATTGCTTGAAAAAGAGCGTCTGGAAAAAGAGGGTTACCTGAATCCGTTTCCAATTCTTAAGATATGGCGAGAGCACTTGACCGGTCGTTATGATTGGACAAATCGACTGTGGGTAGTATTGATGTTTCAGGCATGGCTGGAGGAAAACCAATGA
- a CDS encoding glycosyltransferase family 4 protein gives MGASSRLRLMQYHPWLESAGIEVVVSPLFSDEYVSGLQHNRRHIGDVAMAYVTRLKTLLHGGKFDLIWIEKEVLPWLPAWIELMLLSKGVPYVLDYDDAFFHFYDLHSQPVVRWLLSGKHPTLMRKSALVIAGNNYLADFARNAGAERVEIIPTVVDLDRYDMRRLARSDHSSGMPCIGWIGQRASALNLMKYKEIFYRLSDDGRACFSAIGIDAQSLGLPMKSVAWTEETEVANIADLDIGIMPLVDAPFERGKCGYKLIQYMACGLPVVASPVGVNSDIVEHGVNGFLADTAEEWVRSLSLLLEDKELRRRMGHAGRLKVEKEFCIQVTGPRLAGLCKEIATINNIEK, from the coding sequence ATGGGTGCAAGTAGCCGGTTGCGTTTGATGCAGTATCATCCCTGGCTGGAGTCAGCAGGAATTGAAGTTGTGGTATCGCCGCTGTTTTCAGATGAGTATGTTTCAGGTCTGCAGCACAATCGGCGCCATATAGGAGATGTTGCCATGGCATATGTCACGAGGCTGAAAACATTACTTCACGGCGGGAAATTTGATCTGATCTGGATAGAGAAAGAGGTTTTGCCCTGGCTGCCGGCCTGGATAGAGCTTATGTTGCTGTCGAAGGGTGTTCCCTATGTTCTTGATTATGACGATGCTTTTTTTCACTTCTATGATCTGCATTCTCAACCTGTTGTAAGATGGCTGCTTTCCGGAAAGCATCCGACCTTGATGCGTAAATCGGCGCTTGTTATTGCAGGCAATAACTATCTTGCCGATTTTGCCCGGAATGCAGGTGCAGAGAGAGTGGAGATAATTCCTACAGTAGTTGATCTCGACCGCTATGACATGCGCAGGCTTGCAAGGTCGGATCATTCGTCCGGGATGCCCTGTATCGGATGGATAGGCCAGCGTGCATCTGCATTGAATCTTATGAAGTACAAAGAGATTTTTTATCGTTTGTCTGATGATGGACGGGCTTGTTTTTCTGCAATAGGCATTGATGCTCAATCATTAGGCCTGCCCATGAAATCCGTTGCATGGACTGAGGAGACCGAGGTTGCGAACATAGCTGATTTAGATATCGGTATCATGCCTCTTGTTGATGCTCCGTTTGAACGGGGAAAGTGCGGTTACAAGCTTATTCAGTATATGGCATGCGGATTACCGGTTGTAGCTTCCCCTGTTGGAGTGAATAGTGACATTGTTGAGCATGGAGTAAACGGGTTTCTTGCTGACACAGCCGAAGAGTGGGTGCGTTCGCTCAGTTTGCTGCTGGAAGATAAAGAGTTGCGACGCAGGATGGGGCATGCCGGACGGCTGAAGGTAGAGAAGGAATTTTGCATTCAAGTTACAGGACCTCGACTGGCAGGATTATGCAAGGAAATTGCTACGATCAACAATATTGAAAAATAA
- a CDS encoding glycosyltransferase encodes MKKISILVPDLRGGGAELVAVNLANSFYDGGYEVHVVLLVARGEFLSDLQQGITVIDLEVNKIRFSLFPLIRYLRHAQPTVLLAFMWPLTIIAILARILTGSKTRIIVSEHTTWSLSQITSTPFGRWKVANTMRLAFPFADDVVTVSQGSADDLSRFAHLERTSITVIYNPVIKTIDPLQKIPSEPSGWCVGSHRRILAVGALKEVKDYTTLLNAFARLSLQVDARLLILGEGDCRTLLQDQAIRLGINNSVFMPGFTKDTRPYYQLADLHVLTSTAEGFGNVIVEALSAGTPVVSTDCFSGPREILKGGYYGRLVSVGDAQALSEAMASSLQEMHDRDALKQRALDFSVQKISDQYLALMFPEYSRSRKGNISTS; translated from the coding sequence TTGAAAAAAATATCTATACTTGTTCCTGATCTTCGAGGCGGCGGCGCGGAATTAGTGGCTGTAAACCTTGCAAATAGTTTCTATGATGGAGGTTATGAAGTTCACGTGGTTTTATTGGTGGCTCGCGGAGAATTTCTGAGTGATTTGCAGCAAGGAATTACTGTAATTGATTTAGAGGTTAACAAGATTCGTTTCTCTTTATTTCCATTGATTCGATATCTTCGACATGCTCAGCCAACTGTACTATTGGCTTTTATGTGGCCTCTCACTATTATAGCTATTCTTGCACGGATATTGACTGGATCAAAAACACGTATAATTGTCTCAGAGCATACGACATGGTCCTTATCTCAAATTACAAGTACCCCGTTTGGTAGATGGAAAGTCGCCAATACCATGCGTTTAGCATTTCCTTTTGCAGACGATGTTGTCACCGTTTCTCAAGGTTCTGCAGATGACTTATCCAGATTTGCTCACCTTGAAAGAACATCTATAACCGTCATTTACAATCCCGTTATAAAAACTATAGACCCGTTACAGAAGATACCATCAGAGCCCAGTGGCTGGTGTGTGGGATCACATCGGAGAATACTTGCTGTTGGGGCACTAAAAGAGGTCAAAGATTATACAACACTATTGAATGCCTTTGCTCGGCTATCTTTACAAGTTGACGCTCGTCTTCTCATTTTGGGGGAGGGTGATTGCCGTACATTATTGCAGGATCAGGCAATTCGATTAGGTATAAACAACTCTGTTTTTATGCCGGGCTTCACAAAAGATACCAGACCTTATTACCAGCTTGCAGATCTGCATGTTCTGACTTCAACAGCTGAAGGGTTTGGTAATGTCATTGTTGAGGCGCTATCCGCTGGTACTCCGGTTGTGAGTACAGATTGTTTTTCCGGACCGAGAGAGATTCTGAAAGGCGGTTATTATGGCCGATTGGTTTCGGTTGGTGATGCACAGGCACTTTCAGAAGCCATGGCTTCAAGTTTACAGGAAATGCATGATCGTGATGCACTAAAACAACGTGCCCTTGATTTTTCTGTTCAGAAGATATCGGATCAATATCTCGCTCTTATGTTTCCTGAATATTCACGTTCCAGAAAGGGGAACATAAGTACATCATGA
- a CDS encoding glycosyltransferase family 4 protein, giving the protein MSVLYISYDGILEPLGQSQVLAYLNFLSKHRRIYLISFEKPEDWDNASERNRITASVAASGILWYPLRYHKKPSSLATLWDIVCGFATGLFLVLRYRLRIVHARSYVSSVIALLLKRFTGVKYVFDMRGFWADERVDGGLWPKGGSLYRAAKWFERHFLLNADLVVSLTHAAVTEINTFSYLQGKIIPFEVITTCADLNLFHPRQMDSLSHPSDRPFTLGYVGSVGVWYLFDETLRCFKLLRKQVPDARLYIVNRGGHAFIHERLQAMGIAPDLVRIEAADPGGVALAMQEMDAGIFIIKPVYSKIASAPTKLGEFLGCGVPCLGNTGVGDMAAILENEQVGVALNSFDDASMSQAITRLLELTKKEDIKTRCRSVALRYYSLDEGVRRYASIYKRLE; this is encoded by the coding sequence ATGAGTGTTTTATATATTTCATACGATGGTATACTGGAGCCCTTGGGTCAGTCACAGGTATTAGCTTACCTTAATTTTCTTTCGAAACACCGCCGAATCTATCTTATAAGTTTTGAAAAGCCTGAAGATTGGGATAATGCATCAGAACGCAATCGAATAACTGCTTCCGTTGCAGCATCAGGAATTTTGTGGTATCCGTTGCGCTACCATAAAAAGCCTTCTTCGTTAGCTACACTATGGGATATAGTTTGCGGTTTTGCCACGGGTTTATTTCTTGTTTTGCGTTATAGATTACGTATAGTGCATGCTCGCAGCTATGTATCATCAGTCATCGCCCTGTTACTCAAGCGATTTACAGGAGTGAAATATGTTTTTGATATGCGGGGATTTTGGGCAGATGAGCGTGTGGATGGTGGGTTATGGCCTAAAGGGGGCAGTTTATATCGTGCAGCAAAATGGTTTGAGCGGCATTTTCTACTCAATGCTGATTTGGTGGTATCTCTGACTCACGCGGCAGTGACTGAGATCAATACATTTTCTTATCTGCAGGGGAAGATAATACCCTTTGAAGTTATCACCACTTGTGCTGATCTTAATCTGTTTCATCCCAGGCAGATGGATTCCTTATCGCACCCTTCTGATCGTCCCTTCACTCTTGGTTATGTCGGTTCTGTTGGCGTCTGGTATCTTTTCGATGAAACCTTGCGTTGTTTTAAGTTGCTGCGCAAGCAAGTGCCTGATGCACGGCTATACATAGTAAATCGTGGTGGTCATGCTTTTATTCACGAGCGCCTTCAGGCAATGGGCATTGCTCCTGATTTAGTAAGAATTGAAGCTGCAGATCCCGGAGGGGTAGCCCTTGCAATGCAGGAGATGGATGCGGGTATATTTATTATCAAACCGGTTTATTCTAAAATTGCATCTGCCCCGACGAAACTTGGAGAGTTTCTTGGCTGTGGTGTTCCATGTCTTGGCAACACCGGAGTGGGGGATATGGCAGCAATTCTTGAAAATGAACAGGTCGGGGTGGCATTAAATTCTTTTGATGATGCGTCAATGTCTCAGGCCATTACCCGCCTGCTGGAATTAACAAAAAAAGAGGATATCAAAACACGCTGCCGGAGTGTCGCTTTGCGTTACTATTCGCTTGATGAAGGGGTTCGCCGATATGCATCTATCTATAAAAGATTAGAGTGA